Proteins from one Sphingopyxis terrae subsp. terrae NBRC 15098 genomic window:
- a CDS encoding TonB-dependent receptor domain-containing protein: MRAITIAKLALLCGPSLLAATVAQAQEPLTAETAADQSADQPAPPADANEAIVVTGSQIQGAKINDVLPVTVLDETAIENTGASSGDELFRAIPQAGTVAFNEQNSSTVNNVRGDVGSINLRDLGTGNTLLLINGRRMTLHPGFQTELLVPVVSSDTNEIAPGSVKRLEVLRDGASAIYGADAVAGVINTVLKGDMKGGFLEGDWRASDGTSLYSYQISGGYGFDFGGGRGNLTVYGGYFYENGLSNAARDYAADDNRLPLVEGTDFEGDASFNNRNTFGPFGQFDIQGSSPSSRTPIGDDDFYLQPSSFPGCKMDFGDGLCARNGTTPTTDVRYNTIYGNSLISQKRRYNAMALLSYELSNNVEAYFEGSFYRSENNRQLDASAILSAVPVGISKNAYWNPFGPVGSPNRLPGTTIAASGVDVIMERYRFVDVGNRDVSVDKNVYRLVGGLRGNIGAWDFDTGFVYSEAKLNDVTRNRVSLTLMQNQINLTTPDAYNPFNGGCVTSDPGIGDCTPNPDSSIDPFRIDVYRKGGTSLALGDFKISRNDLLSLPGGDLGIAAGVEWRRETFYDDRDPRLDGTITFTDSVTGEVKGSDVAGTSPSPDTSGSREVYSAFAELLVPVVSPEMNIPLINRFDVQLAGRIEHFKDIDETAAVPRIAASWSVFSGVTFRGAWSRGFRAPNLVQVNDAGTTRSNTRDDFVLCQAQLEKGLISSLGSCTGAGTISYRSGTENLKPEDSTSINLGIVLEPRFIPGLTLTADYWRVKQTGLVGTFGDDNAIALDLLRRLNGSSNPNVIRADPTAEDIALFTGTSLAPAGKITQVLDPYLNLDSRVSKGWDFGLFYKVPDFGMGKFRLSLNVAHLMSFVQSAGPDGQEIIDGIASGVLPLDVTVGGLGELVEIEGRPKWRATGAINWGSGPVDIGLFGQYTGKVYDTSVIRDVLIDSDDPNANYYPVHDQFTLNLSVAYTIKNDTPLDGTRLRFAINNLFNEDPPLADEDYGFFSSLYTARGRVFHVELRKKF, encoded by the coding sequence ATGCGTGCAATCACCATCGCAAAGCTGGCGCTACTCTGCGGACCGAGCTTGCTTGCGGCGACCGTCGCACAGGCACAGGAACCGCTCACCGCCGAAACCGCGGCGGACCAGAGCGCCGACCAGCCGGCACCGCCCGCAGACGCGAATGAGGCGATCGTCGTTACCGGCTCGCAGATTCAGGGTGCGAAGATCAACGACGTCCTGCCCGTCACGGTGCTCGACGAAACGGCGATCGAAAACACCGGGGCGTCGTCGGGCGACGAGCTGTTCCGGGCGATCCCGCAGGCCGGCACCGTCGCGTTCAACGAACAGAATTCGTCGACCGTCAACAATGTCCGCGGCGACGTCGGCTCGATCAACCTGCGCGACCTCGGCACCGGCAACACGCTGCTGCTGATCAACGGCCGCCGGATGACGCTTCACCCCGGTTTCCAGACCGAACTGCTCGTGCCCGTGGTGAGCTCCGACACCAACGAAATCGCGCCAGGCAGCGTCAAGCGGCTCGAAGTGCTGCGCGACGGCGCGTCGGCGATCTATGGCGCGGACGCGGTGGCGGGCGTAATCAACACCGTCCTCAAGGGCGACATGAAGGGCGGCTTCCTCGAAGGCGACTGGCGCGCCTCCGACGGCACCAGCCTCTACAGCTACCAGATTTCAGGCGGCTATGGTTTCGACTTCGGCGGCGGACGCGGCAACCTGACCGTCTATGGCGGCTATTTTTATGAGAACGGGCTATCGAATGCCGCGCGCGACTATGCCGCGGACGATAATCGCCTGCCGCTGGTCGAAGGCACCGATTTCGAAGGCGACGCGTCGTTCAACAATCGCAACACCTTCGGTCCGTTCGGGCAATTCGACATCCAGGGCTCGTCGCCGTCGAGCCGGACGCCGATCGGCGACGATGATTTCTATCTCCAGCCGTCGAGCTTTCCCGGCTGCAAGATGGACTTCGGAGACGGCCTCTGCGCCCGGAACGGCACGACGCCGACCACGGACGTCCGCTACAACACGATCTACGGTAACAGCCTGATCAGCCAGAAGCGTCGCTACAATGCGATGGCGTTGCTGAGTTACGAACTCAGCAACAATGTCGAGGCCTATTTCGAAGGCAGCTTCTACCGGTCGGAAAACAACCGTCAGCTCGACGCTTCGGCCATCCTGAGCGCGGTGCCGGTCGGCATTTCGAAAAATGCCTATTGGAACCCGTTCGGCCCGGTCGGCAGTCCCAACCGCCTGCCCGGCACCACCATCGCCGCGAGCGGTGTGGATGTCATCATGGAGCGCTATCGCTTCGTCGATGTCGGCAATCGCGACGTATCGGTCGACAAGAATGTCTATCGTCTCGTCGGCGGGCTGCGCGGCAATATCGGCGCGTGGGACTTCGATACCGGCTTCGTCTATTCCGAAGCGAAGCTCAACGATGTGACGCGCAACCGCGTGTCGCTCACGCTGATGCAGAACCAGATCAACCTGACGACGCCCGACGCCTATAATCCCTTCAACGGCGGCTGCGTCACCTCCGATCCCGGCATCGGCGACTGCACGCCCAACCCCGACTCGTCGATCGATCCCTTCCGTATCGACGTCTACCGCAAGGGCGGTACCAGCCTCGCGCTCGGCGATTTCAAGATCAGCCGTAACGATCTGCTGTCGCTGCCGGGCGGCGATCTGGGTATCGCCGCGGGCGTCGAATGGCGCCGCGAAACCTTTTATGACGACCGCGATCCACGGCTCGACGGGACGATCACCTTCACCGACAGCGTGACCGGCGAAGTCAAGGGCAGCGACGTTGCGGGCACCAGCCCCTCGCCCGATACCAGCGGCTCGCGCGAAGTCTATTCGGCCTTCGCCGAACTGCTGGTGCCAGTCGTCAGCCCCGAAATGAATATCCCGCTGATCAACCGCTTCGATGTCCAGCTTGCCGGCCGCATCGAGCATTTCAAGGATATAGACGAAACCGCTGCGGTGCCGCGCATCGCCGCATCCTGGTCGGTCTTCTCCGGCGTGACCTTCCGCGGCGCCTGGTCGCGCGGTTTCCGCGCGCCCAATCTGGTGCAGGTCAATGACGCGGGAACGACGCGGTCGAACACGCGCGACGATTTCGTCCTGTGCCAGGCGCAGCTCGAGAAAGGGCTGATCTCCAGCCTCGGTTCCTGCACCGGCGCGGGCACCATCAGCTATCGTTCGGGAACCGAGAACCTTAAGCCCGAGGACAGCACCAGCATCAATCTGGGTATCGTGCTCGAACCGCGCTTCATCCCGGGGCTGACGCTGACCGCCGATTACTGGCGCGTCAAGCAGACCGGGCTGGTCGGTACGTTCGGCGATGACAATGCCATCGCGCTCGACCTGCTGCGCCGCCTGAACGGCAGCAGCAACCCCAACGTCATCCGCGCCGATCCGACCGCGGAGGACATTGCGCTGTTCACCGGCACCAGCCTCGCCCCCGCAGGCAAGATCACCCAGGTGCTCGACCCCTATCTCAACCTCGACAGCCGCGTCTCGAAGGGCTGGGACTTCGGCCTGTTCTACAAGGTCCCCGATTTCGGGATGGGCAAATTCCGCCTGAGCCTCAACGTCGCGCATCTGATGAGCTTCGTCCAGTCGGCGGGTCCCGACGGTCAGGAAATCATCGACGGCATCGCCTCGGGCGTCCTGCCGCTCGACGTTACTGTCGGCGGTCTGGGCGAACTGGTCGAGATCGAGGGTCGCCCGAAATGGCGCGCGACCGGCGCGATCAACTGGGGAAGCGGCCCGGTCGATATCGGCCTGTTCGGCCAATATACGGGCAAGGTATATGACACGAGCGTGATCCGCGACGTGCTGATCGATTCCGACGATCCGAATGCAAACTATTACCCGGTGCACGATCAGTTTACGCTGAACCTCTCGGTCGCCTACACGATAAAGAATGACACCCCGCTCGACGGCACCCGTTTGCGCTTCGCGATCAACAATCTGTTCAACGAAGATCCGCCGCTGGCTGACGAAGATTATGGCTTCTTCAGCAGCCTCTACACCGCGCGCGGCCGCGTCTTCCACGTCGAGTTGCGCAAGAAGTTCTAG